From one Treponema denticola genomic stretch:
- a CDS encoding leucine-rich repeat domain-containing protein codes for MKKSNEKRRVKLFTLWAALILLAASLFTGCPQKPESKPTPTPESNSIPLEKLKIEGTVLKGYTGEKPSGILNVPGSITEIDKRAFFECTGITEVHLPESLTKIGMYAFKDCEGMRKLVLGKNLTHIGYGAFAGCKNLEGNLKFPPDLAEIGASAFSGCFKLSALDFSECTKPLTIGNFAFEGCKITGTVQFPASLASLGEGAFWNCNKVECFDFYLCSSPPLTAIGSDAFYGTNGRFKVKTGTGIKELLTGSGVAAGKIDETP; via the coding sequence ATGAAAAAGTCAAACGAAAAAAGAAGAGTAAAACTCTTCACTCTTTGGGCAGCATTGATACTACTTGCTGCATCATTATTTACCGGCTGTCCTCAAAAGCCTGAGTCTAAGCCTACGCCTACACCTGAGTCTAACTCTATACCGCTTGAAAAATTAAAAATCGAAGGCACCGTACTTAAAGGTTATACGGGCGAAAAACCCTCAGGCATCTTGAATGTACCTGGAAGCATTACCGAAATTGACAAACGTGCTTTTTTCGAGTGTACCGGCATAACGGAGGTGCATCTTCCCGAAAGCCTTACCAAAATCGGCATGTATGCTTTTAAGGATTGCGAAGGTATGAGGAAGCTGGTCTTGGGCAAAAACCTTACCCATATCGGATACGGTGCTTTTGCCGGCTGCAAAAACCTTGAAGGAAATCTCAAATTTCCCCCCGATCTTGCAGAAATAGGTGCATCCGCTTTTTCTGGCTGCTTTAAACTAAGCGCCCTCGATTTTTCCGAATGCACAAAGCCGCTTACAATCGGCAATTTTGCTTTTGAAGGCTGCAAAATAACGGGAACAGTGCAGTTTCCTGCAAGCCTTGCCTCTTTGGGCGAAGGAGCGTTTTGGAACTGCAATAAGGTAGAATGCTTTGACTTTTATTTGTGCAGCAGCCCGCCCCTTACGGCAATCGGCTCCGATGCCTTTTACGGTACAAACGGCCGCTTTAAGGTTAAAACGGGCACAGGCATAAAAGAACTGCTCACCGGCTCAGGCGTAGCCGCCGGCAAAATAGACGAGACACCTTAA
- a CDS encoding ABC transporter permease subunit encodes MKFDLKIYSEDNKKKRHYHKKETSYSWEKRQIFFAKKKLKAIIILLSLILIYYFASNITGFKDLKAIFKFPLAIAWLIKNFIPDNESLKHIPIIIKTLGETCVIAASATTAAAFFALILALLGSQTTGINKPFKIILTMTASFLRNIPLVAWAMLLLFSFKQNNFTGFLALFIITLGHLVRVFKEMIEETSEESFTALRAAGVPYFPALFNAVFPSIAPGLVSWLLYTVETNVRDSALIGILTGTGIGFLFNLYFKSFRYNSAGLIILCLVIIVLLIDILSNKIRRILL; translated from the coding sequence ATGAAGTTCGATTTAAAAATTTACTCTGAGGACAACAAAAAGAAAAGACATTATCATAAAAAAGAAACTTCATACTCTTGGGAAAAAAGACAAATCTTTTTTGCGAAGAAAAAACTAAAGGCAATTATTATTCTTTTAAGTCTTATTTTAATATATTATTTTGCATCAAATATAACCGGCTTTAAAGACCTTAAAGCAATTTTTAAATTCCCCCTTGCAATAGCATGGCTTATAAAAAACTTTATACCCGACAATGAAAGTTTAAAACATATCCCGATTATAATAAAAACCTTAGGCGAAACCTGTGTGATAGCGGCCTCGGCAACTACCGCAGCGGCTTTTTTTGCCCTTATCTTAGCCCTCCTCGGCTCTCAAACCACAGGAATAAATAAGCCCTTTAAAATAATCCTTACCATGACAGCATCGTTTTTAAGAAACATTCCGCTGGTAGCATGGGCAATGCTTTTATTATTTTCGTTTAAACAAAATAATTTTACCGGTTTTTTAGCCCTCTTTATAATTACCTTGGGTCATCTGGTAAGGGTTTTTAAGGAAATGATAGAAGAAACAAGCGAAGAATCTTTTACGGCTTTACGGGCTGCAGGCGTTCCGTATTTTCCGGCTCTGTTTAATGCCGTATTCCCAAGCATAGCACCCGGCCTTGTTTCGTGGCTCTTATACACGGTCGAAACAAATGTAAGGGACTCGGCCCTCATAGGAATTCTAACCGGAACGGGAATTGGTTTTTTATTTAATCTTTATTTTAAAAGTTTCCGTTATAATAGTGCGGGCTTAATTATTTTATGCCTTGTAATCATAGTTTTACTCATCGATATTCTTTCAAACAAAATAAGGCGGATTCTTTTATGA
- a CDS encoding PhnE/PtxC family ABC transporter permease has translation MIEQANKIKKIKIRRFSKQRVLILFVLVFLSGLTIISLFQMEKPDYGIQKAFLQFTEYSKDLFFCPKLSQKYSYAEIFFSLLVSLSLALLTTVFGVVLALFLGIAASENLSNKYLVKIIRTAMSFIRSVPTIIWVLIFSVVANIGAEAAVLGMSFHSTAYLVKGFSESFDGIDKKTIEALKACGASYIEIISQAVLPASINNLISWSFFRFEINFGNAVAVGAAAGAGGIGYELFMAGSLNFNMSEVGFISYLILGTAIILEISSTRIRNRIRH, from the coding sequence ATGATTGAGCAAGCAAACAAAATTAAAAAAATAAAAATAAGAAGATTCTCAAAGCAAAGAGTATTAATTTTATTTGTTCTTGTTTTTTTATCCGGCCTTACAATTATAAGTTTATTTCAAATGGAAAAGCCCGACTACGGAATTCAAAAAGCTTTTTTACAATTTACGGAATATTCAAAGGATTTATTTTTTTGCCCAAAGCTCTCGCAAAAATATTCTTATGCGGAAATATTTTTTTCTCTTTTGGTAAGTTTAAGCCTTGCCCTTTTAACTACCGTGTTCGGAGTGGTGCTTGCTCTCTTTTTAGGAATCGCCGCTTCGGAAAATCTTTCAAACAAGTATCTTGTAAAAATCATAAGAACGGCAATGTCCTTTATCCGCTCAGTGCCGACAATTATTTGGGTTTTAATATTTTCGGTAGTTGCAAACATAGGAGCAGAGGCTGCCGTCCTCGGTATGAGCTTTCACAGCACAGCCTATCTCGTAAAGGGCTTTTCGGAAAGCTTTGACGGCATAGACAAAAAAACGATTGAAGCCTTAAAAGCCTGCGGGGCAAGCTACATCGAAATTATAAGTCAGGCAGTTCTCCCCGCTTCGATAAACAATCTAATCTCGTGGAGCTTTTTTAGATTTGAAATTAACTTCGGAAATGCTGTTGCCGTAGGAGCTGCGGCAGGGGCCGGCGGAATAGGTTACGAGCTTTTTATGGCAGGCTCCTTAAACTTTAATATGAGTGAAGTCGGCTTTATATCCTATCTTATTTTAGGAACGGCTATTATTTTGGAAATATCTTCGACAAGGATAAGAAACAGGATTAGACATTAG
- the phnC gene encoding phosphonate ABC transporter ATP-binding protein, with product MILELKNISKTYPSGRRALQSISFKIEEGEILAIIGLSGAGKSTMLRCINRLVEPDEGEVIFLGEKINKLKGKKLRQYRSKIGMIFQNYNLVERLNAVENVLHGCLGSIPSYRGALGLYTEEEKEKAFALLQTVGMEEFAFQRCSELSGGQKQRIGIARALMQNPKLLLCDEPIASLDPQSAETVLNYIKEFAVNKNIACLISLHQMEAAKKYADRIIALNNGKIVFDGKPDSLNDEVLHKEIFTSVSMDSGEKIL from the coding sequence GTGATTCTTGAACTTAAAAATATTTCAAAAACTTATCCTTCGGGACGAAGGGCCTTACAAAGCATTTCTTTTAAAATAGAAGAAGGAGAAATCCTTGCAATAATAGGCCTATCGGGAGCCGGAAAATCTACAATGCTTAGATGTATAAACCGCTTGGTTGAGCCGGATGAAGGAGAAGTTATTTTTTTAGGAGAAAAAATAAACAAGCTTAAAGGAAAAAAATTAAGACAATACCGCTCAAAGATAGGAATGATTTTTCAAAATTATAATCTGGTCGAGCGTCTTAATGCAGTTGAAAATGTTTTGCACGGCTGCCTCGGCTCAATCCCTTCTTACCGCGGGGCACTAGGCCTTTATACCGAAGAAGAAAAAGAAAAAGCTTTTGCTCTTTTACAAACCGTAGGCATGGAAGAATTTGCCTTTCAAAGATGCAGCGAATTAAGCGGCGGTCAAAAACAAAGAATAGGCATTGCAAGAGCCTTAATGCAAAACCCGAAGCTTTTATTATGCGATGAGCCTATAGCCTCCCTTGACCCGCAGTCGGCAGAAACGGTTTTAAATTATATCAAAGAATTCGCAGTAAATAAAAACATCGCCTGCCTTATAAGTTTACATCAAATGGAAGCTGCAAAAAAATATGCCGACAGAATCATCGCTCTCAATAACGGGAAAATAGTTTTTGACGGAAAACCCGATTCCTTAAACGATGAAGTCTTGCACAAAGAAATTTTTACAAGCGTTTCTATGGACAGCGGAGAAAAAATTCTATGA
- a CDS encoding S1C family serine protease, producing the protein MKNKIISIFFFLFCLTIFADIRDAVCVVRPNYEEKILQFMDDAADEISKAGYSDIAELFEKAKDGVFGSGFFIRGQNKKVYVLTNYHVAAYASSLSLEIENIDGAKIKIENCPVVAIDEELDLAIAEVNDKSVKSFLNFAAKLPADGADVWSAGYPGLGGKPLWQLGKGTVTNSKTRLSNIVDPKKSFFIQHSAPIDSGNSGGPLLVKSPNSPEGYEVIGINSAKAVFRQSTNFAIPATSIKNFIDRRVFGGSEKSENNLKLALDEFAEACKNFKIDKEEQKNEEILKRLRKIVMYVSEDYAINEGLDAYKAALRKAPRLFRAEILAASILGNPINGIRTALAYQIYTSIKPEENSYMPETSIDITALKNTGKNYEFVLYDEAEKSKFFTVWKNTHNFWQIEASNLNGSPEKKSSEKTAKKQKRNTGAPFISIEEIPVKMRIYASYTGLKKDTGWASGFSFGYLYSFKYVEIGFSAIIDKPRTLPKASFMKQPKIGIGIGPELRFQLPLNIKDVVYLAPQAFVGGGVFIPPFDPFVQYGGGIEIVPVNFTSISFGIECLARSYFKEIKETNIGIRASISLRL; encoded by the coding sequence ATGAAAAATAAAATTATAAGCATCTTCTTTTTTTTATTTTGTTTAACTATTTTTGCAGATATAAGAGATGCGGTATGTGTTGTGAGACCCAACTATGAGGAAAAAATTTTACAATTTATGGATGATGCTGCTGATGAAATTTCAAAGGCCGGTTATAGCGATATTGCCGAACTTTTTGAAAAGGCTAAAGATGGTGTTTTCGGTTCAGGATTTTTTATTCGTGGACAAAATAAGAAAGTCTATGTACTTACAAACTATCATGTTGCCGCTTATGCTTCATCTCTTTCTCTTGAAATTGAAAATATTGACGGTGCAAAGATTAAAATTGAAAATTGCCCTGTTGTAGCGATAGATGAAGAATTGGATCTTGCTATAGCTGAAGTAAACGACAAAAGTGTAAAATCTTTTTTAAATTTTGCAGCTAAACTTCCCGCCGATGGAGCTGATGTTTGGTCGGCAGGTTATCCGGGGCTTGGCGGAAAACCTCTTTGGCAACTTGGAAAAGGAACAGTTACCAATTCAAAGACAAGGCTTAGTAATATTGTTGATCCTAAAAAATCCTTTTTTATTCAACATTCTGCCCCGATAGATTCGGGAAATTCGGGAGGCCCTCTTTTAGTTAAATCGCCGAATTCTCCCGAAGGATATGAAGTTATAGGTATAAATTCGGCTAAGGCCGTTTTTAGGCAGTCTACAAATTTTGCAATTCCTGCTACATCAATTAAAAATTTTATTGATAGAAGAGTTTTTGGAGGCAGTGAAAAGTCCGAAAATAATTTAAAACTCGCATTAGATGAATTTGCAGAAGCCTGTAAGAATTTTAAGATTGATAAAGAAGAACAAAAAAATGAAGAAATTCTAAAAAGACTTCGAAAAATTGTGATGTATGTTTCCGAAGATTATGCCATAAATGAAGGCTTGGATGCTTACAAGGCAGCTTTACGAAAGGCTCCCAGGCTTTTTAGGGCTGAGATTCTGGCTGCTTCAATCCTTGGAAACCCTATAAACGGAATCAGAACAGCTCTTGCTTATCAAATATATACCTCTATAAAGCCCGAAGAAAATTCATACATGCCTGAAACAAGCATAGATATTACTGCTTTAAAAAATACCGGCAAAAATTATGAATTTGTGCTTTATGATGAAGCTGAAAAATCTAAGTTTTTTACCGTTTGGAAAAATACTCATAATTTTTGGCAGATTGAAGCTTCCAATTTGAACGGTTCGCCCGAAAAAAAATCTTCCGAAAAAACGGCAAAAAAACAAAAGCGAAATACGGGAGCGCCTTTTATTTCTATCGAAGAGATTCCGGTAAAAATGAGAATATATGCATCCTACACCGGTTTAAAAAAGGATACGGGGTGGGCATCAGGTTTCTCTTTCGGTTATCTTTATAGTTTTAAATATGTAGAAATAGGTTTTTCAGCAATCATCGATAAACCTAGGACGCTGCCAAAAGCTTCCTTTATGAAGCAGCCGAAAATCGGTATCGGAATAGGACCGGAATTGCGGTTTCAGCTGCCTCTTAATATTAAAGATGTTGTATATCTTGCTCCTCAAGCCTTTGTAGGAGGAGGTGTGTTTATACCTCCATTTGATCCATTTGTCC
- a CDS encoding acetate/propionate family kinase has translation MKILVINCGSSSLKYQLIDMTNEDVLVKGLVERIGIEGSRIKHEKKGMDAVLIEEKMNDHKKAIQLVLEALIDKNHGVVKSMDEITAVGHRVVHGGEEFNKSVLLDDRVMAGIKECIDLAPLHNPANIMGIEACKALMPKTPMVAVFDTAFHQTMPAENYIYALPYEYYEKYKIRRYGFHGTSHRFVSEKASETLKNNSADFKVITCHLGNGSSLAAIKGGKCVDTSMGLTPLEGLVMGTRSGDLDPAILPFIMNKEKLSADDMSNVLNKKSGVLGISGVSSDFRDIETAAKEGNKRAQLALDVFCNRVRKYIASYAAQLGGVDALVFTAGIGENSIELREKICHGLEFLGVELDSEKNKVRGKLTDASKASSKVKVLIIPTNEELMIAKDTMALVK, from the coding sequence ATGAAGATATTGGTTATCAACTGCGGAAGCTCTTCTTTAAAGTATCAGCTCATTGATATGACTAATGAAGATGTTTTGGTAAAAGGCCTTGTCGAAAGAATCGGTATTGAAGGTTCACGCATTAAGCATGAAAAAAAAGGAATGGATGCCGTTTTAATTGAAGAAAAAATGAATGACCACAAAAAAGCCATTCAGCTTGTTTTGGAAGCCCTCATCGATAAAAATCACGGTGTTGTAAAATCCATGGATGAGATTACGGCTGTAGGTCACAGGGTAGTTCACGGCGGAGAAGAATTCAATAAGTCCGTTCTTTTGGACGACAGGGTAATGGCCGGTATCAAAGAATGTATCGACCTTGCTCCCTTACACAACCCCGCAAATATTATGGGAATCGAGGCTTGTAAGGCTCTTATGCCGAAAACTCCGATGGTTGCGGTTTTTGATACGGCCTTCCATCAAACAATGCCGGCAGAAAACTATATCTATGCTCTTCCCTACGAGTATTATGAAAAATATAAGATACGCCGCTACGGTTTCCACGGAACATCGCACCGCTTTGTTTCTGAAAAAGCCTCCGAAACCCTCAAAAATAATTCGGCCGATTTTAAGGTTATTACCTGCCACTTAGGAAACGGTTCCAGCTTGGCCGCTATCAAGGGCGGAAAATGTGTAGATACCTCGATGGGACTTACCCCCCTTGAAGGTTTAGTTATGGGAACCCGCTCAGGAGACCTAGACCCTGCAATTCTTCCCTTTATTATGAATAAGGAAAAACTTTCCGCAGATGATATGAGCAATGTTTTAAACAAAAAATCCGGCGTTTTGGGTATTTCCGGTGTAAGCAGCGACTTCCGTGATATTGAAACCGCTGCAAAAGAAGGAAATAAGAGGGCTCAGCTTGCCTTGGATGTATTCTGCAACAGAGTTAGAAAGTACATAGCTTCTTATGCAGCCCAGCTCGGCGGAGTGGATGCTCTGGTATTTACAGCCGGTATAGGGGAAAACTCTATCGAGCTTAGAGAAAAAATCTGTCATGGTTTGGAATTCCTCGGTGTTGAACTCGATTCCGAGAAAAACAAGGTAAGGGGAAAACTTACCGATGCAAGCAAGGCCTCATCAAAGGTCAAGGTTCTTATTATTCCGACTAATGAAGAGCTTATGATTGCTAAGGATACGATGGCATTGGTAAAATAA
- a CDS encoding CHASE2 domain-containing protein produces the protein MVEKEKNKSAFVGFLQKNLNFIIAIAVFLIFTAFSFIKLGRNIENQVYDAMLKLKPEIKEKSEILLLNVDDFSIEQVGSWPWSRDVLADVLIRLKESGGKAAVFDIEYLSAGRAGANNAYVEHDLPKEYAAVRQEFGEYIKEFSDAVAGKNIPLSEVKTIGQDMSEYFKSRIDELSDSIKQNVFRDNDAYMGEAVGFFENAFLTINAVNINIGGETKELKDFAYNNFLFTNVEDKTGLFKKETLANRKAANEEYGMAPAIMPILQYARGAGFPNVVIDEDGVRRRISLLTEYEGRYIGQLVFTPILHILEPEKIIRSGRKLILKNAKNPSDLEKRKDLIIPLDEEGNLLINWLKKRFADTENPENGSFKSLSVYALTYADIMEKNLISILEAIKDLQIRTAEGYLSYHNAVSSLESEYSRLDQWKKELLNKNKQDFKEYFAARNSFFDNYSKFLSGNFDKEIHSLFEKIKEQSGSNQYDDIDTYVTELFKNAKEEYKNYSEHINYINGFCKNAFAIIGYSGVGTSDLGVNPFWKSYPNVGTHANIYNTIMNEDFIRPLPKWVSIILAFVIAIFTAFMMKKIERGFIKVFLGIVLLSLTLSIGILLFVFGKIYLQLFLPVITVVISFIVILLLNFIFSEKEKGFLRKAFGVYLSDDVVNEIIADPDKLTLGGEQKRITALFTDIKSFSTLSEKITPEHLVSVLNVYLTQMSDLILQEKGTIDKYIGDAIVSFFGAPTDLPDHAYRACLAAIRMKQAEAELNKQLYDAGDIPMPIFTRIGINTGEMVVGNMGTEKKMNYTIMGNDVNLAARLEGVNKKYGTWILASESTWSETNDAFLGRRLDRVRVVGINTPVQLYNVMAVRSEAPAEMVQLVGIFENAIDFYRQREYQKALNLFNKCLEVSPDDEPSKMYVERMKMLLADAETAATHSDIVNMTSK, from the coding sequence ATGGTCGAAAAAGAAAAAAATAAATCTGCATTTGTAGGATTTTTACAAAAAAATCTTAATTTTATAATAGCAATAGCCGTATTTTTAATTTTTACCGCCTTTAGTTTTATTAAATTGGGAAGAAATATAGAAAACCAAGTCTACGATGCCATGCTAAAACTTAAACCCGAAATCAAAGAAAAAAGCGAAATTCTTCTTTTAAACGTCGATGACTTTTCGATAGAACAAGTCGGCTCTTGGCCATGGTCAAGGGATGTCTTAGCCGATGTGTTAATCCGCTTAAAAGAATCAGGCGGTAAGGCGGCGGTTTTCGATATTGAGTACTTGTCTGCAGGAAGGGCGGGTGCAAATAATGCCTATGTAGAACATGATCTGCCCAAAGAATATGCAGCCGTGAGGCAGGAATTCGGAGAATATATAAAAGAGTTTTCGGATGCAGTTGCCGGCAAAAACATTCCGCTTTCGGAGGTAAAAACAATAGGACAGGATATGTCCGAGTATTTTAAATCACGGATTGATGAACTTTCCGATTCAATTAAACAAAATGTGTTCCGTGACAATGATGCCTACATGGGAGAAGCGGTAGGCTTTTTTGAAAATGCTTTTTTAACTATAAACGCAGTAAATATAAACATAGGCGGCGAAACAAAGGAACTAAAAGACTTTGCCTATAATAATTTTTTGTTTACCAATGTAGAAGATAAAACAGGTCTTTTTAAAAAGGAAACCTTAGCAAACCGCAAAGCCGCAAATGAAGAATACGGAATGGCTCCGGCGATTATGCCCATACTACAGTACGCAAGAGGAGCAGGTTTTCCGAATGTGGTTATAGATGAGGACGGGGTACGCCGCCGCATTTCTCTTTTAACCGAATACGAAGGAAGGTACATAGGCCAGCTGGTCTTTACTCCCATTCTTCACATCCTTGAACCCGAAAAAATTATCCGGTCGGGAAGGAAACTGATTTTAAAAAATGCCAAGAACCCGTCCGATTTGGAAAAAAGAAAGGACCTTATAATTCCTCTGGATGAAGAAGGAAACCTTTTAATAAACTGGCTAAAAAAACGCTTTGCCGACACGGAAAATCCCGAAAACGGAAGCTTTAAAAGCTTATCGGTTTATGCCCTCACCTACGCCGACATAATGGAAAAGAATTTAATTTCCATTTTAGAAGCCATAAAAGATCTACAAATAAGAACTGCAGAAGGCTACCTTTCTTATCACAATGCGGTTAGTTCTTTAGAAAGTGAATACTCAAGGCTTGACCAATGGAAAAAAGAGCTTCTGAATAAGAACAAGCAGGACTTTAAAGAATACTTTGCAGCCCGTAATTCCTTTTTTGATAATTACAGCAAATTTTTAAGCGGGAACTTCGATAAAGAAATACACAGCTTGTTTGAAAAAATAAAAGAACAGAGCGGCTCAAACCAATATGACGATATAGATACCTATGTTACCGAACTTTTTAAAAATGCAAAAGAAGAATATAAAAACTATTCGGAACACATTAACTATATAAACGGCTTTTGCAAGAACGCCTTTGCGATAATAGGATACAGCGGCGTAGGAACCTCCGATTTAGGTGTAAACCCTTTTTGGAAATCTTATCCCAATGTAGGTACCCATGCCAATATTTATAACACTATTATGAATGAGGACTTTATAAGACCTCTTCCAAAATGGGTTTCAATAATACTTGCCTTTGTAATAGCAATATTTACAGCCTTTATGATGAAAAAGATAGAAAGAGGATTTATAAAGGTTTTTCTTGGAATCGTTTTATTGAGCTTAACTCTTTCTATAGGAATTCTTTTATTCGTATTCGGAAAAATATACTTACAGCTATTTCTTCCGGTTATAACGGTGGTCATAAGCTTTATAGTTATCCTTTTACTAAACTTTATTTTCAGCGAAAAAGAAAAGGGCTTTTTAAGAAAGGCCTTCGGTGTTTATCTTTCGGACGATGTTGTAAATGAAATTATTGCCGATCCCGACAAGCTCACTCTCGGAGGAGAACAAAAAAGAATTACGGCTCTGTTTACCGATATAAAATCTTTTTCTACCCTTTCGGAAAAAATTACGCCCGAACACTTGGTTTCGGTTTTAAACGTTTACCTCACACAAATGAGCGATTTAATTCTACAAGAAAAAGGAACAATAGATAAATACATAGGAGACGCTATCGTTTCTTTTTTTGGAGCACCGACGGATTTGCCCGACCATGCTTACAGGGCATGTCTTGCGGCCATCAGAATGAAACAGGCTGAAGCCGAACTCAATAAACAGCTTTATGATGCAGGCGACATTCCCATGCCCATCTTTACACGCATAGGAATAAATACCGGTGAAATGGTTGTCGGAAACATGGGCACCGAAAAAAAAATGAACTACACAATTATGGGAAATGACGTAAACCTTGCAGCCCGTCTTGAAGGCGTAAACAAAAAATACGGCACATGGATTTTAGCTTCCGAATCTACATGGAGCGAAACAAATGATGCCTTCCTTGGCCGCCGCCTCGACCGCGTAAGGGTTGTGGGTATCAATACCCCTGTTCAGCTTTACAATGTTATGGCAGTCAGATCCGAAGCCCCTGCGGAAATGGTACAACTCGTGGGCATATTTGAAAACGCAATAGATTTTTACCGCCAAAGAGAATATCAAAAAGCCCTTAATCTTTTTAACAAGTGTTTGGAAGTCTCTCCCGATGATGAGCCTTCAAAAATGTATGTTGAAAGAATGAAGATGCTTCTTGCAGATGCTGAAACGGCGGCAACACACAGCGATATTGTAAACATGACAAGTAAATAA
- the argF gene encoding ornithine carbamoyltransferase → MLKEIRGKSAKNLRGRSFLKLLDFTTDEIRYLLDLSKNFKDMKRAGIPHRYLEGKNIVLLFEKTSTRTRCSFEVAGYDLGMGVTYLDPNSSQMGHKESIEDTARVLGRMYDGIEYRGFSQELVETLAEYSGVPVWNGLTDLFHPTQMLADLLTIEENFGYLKGLKFTYMGDARNNVANSLMIACVKMGMHFTACSPKHLFPTEDLVAEAKKIAAQTGGSVTLTENVNEGTKGAHVLYTDIWVSMGEPDSVWEERIKLLKPYQVNKAAMDNADKDAIFLHCLPSFHDLKTTKGQEIHKKFGLPEMEVTNEVFESHKSVVFDEAENRMHTIKAVMYATMC, encoded by the coding sequence ATGCTTAAAGAAATTCGCGGAAAGAGCGCAAAAAACTTGCGCGGAAGAAGCTTTCTAAAATTGTTGGATTTTACTACAGACGAAATCCGCTATTTACTTGACCTTTCAAAAAATTTTAAAGACATGAAAAGGGCCGGAATTCCTCACAGATACCTAGAAGGAAAAAACATCGTTCTTCTTTTTGAAAAAACCTCTACAAGAACACGATGCTCTTTTGAAGTTGCAGGTTATGACCTTGGAATGGGCGTTACCTACCTTGATCCCAATTCTTCACAGATGGGACATAAAGAATCTATCGAAGACACAGCCCGTGTTTTAGGCAGAATGTATGACGGTATCGAGTACCGAGGCTTTAGCCAAGAGCTTGTAGAAACATTGGCCGAATATTCCGGTGTTCCCGTATGGAACGGATTAACCGACCTTTTCCACCCGACTCAAATGCTTGCAGACCTTCTTACAATCGAAGAAAACTTCGGCTATTTGAAGGGACTTAAATTTACATACATGGGAGATGCCCGAAACAATGTAGCAAACTCCCTCATGATAGCCTGCGTAAAAATGGGAATGCACTTTACAGCATGTTCGCCCAAGCACCTCTTCCCCACTGAAGACTTGGTAGCCGAAGCAAAGAAAATTGCTGCCCAAACAGGCGGAAGCGTAACCCTTACCGAAAATGTAAACGAAGGCACAAAGGGTGCTCATGTTCTTTATACCGACATTTGGGTATCTATGGGAGAACCCGACAGCGTATGGGAAGAACGCATTAAACTCTTAAAGCCCTATCAGGTAAACAAGGCCGCTATGGACAATGCAGACAAGGATGCAATCTTCTTGCACTGCCTCCCCTCCTTCCATGACCTAAAGACAACTAAGGGTCAGGAGATTCACAAAAAGTTCGGTCTTCCCGAAATGGAAGTTACAAACGAAGTTTTTGAATCTCATAAATCCGTTGTTTTTGATGAAGCCGAAAACCGCATGCATACAATCAAGGCTGTTATGTATGCCACAATGTGCTAA
- a CDS encoding YitT family protein codes for MKGKLLSFFYIVCGVLMIASGIHFFLLPSKLSLGGATGMALVLSKYLPLSTGALLVVVNIFLFALGFLIIGNKFGLKTVCASLGLSGAVWLLEIFVPLQGPIVNDKFLQLVIAVILYGGGVGIVLNQYASTGGSDIFAMILQKYFGLDLGKGCLITDFTITVFAGFAYGPEIALFSLVGVIINGLVIDSTIDGLNMSKYCVINTDKPDELCRFMVELGRSANVYKATGAYTRAERSVIQTVMSRRDFVKLKSYLAAKDPEAFMVVTNAHSVFGWHWRRIGE; via the coding sequence ATGAAAGGAAAATTATTAAGTTTTTTTTACATTGTTTGCGGAGTTTTGATGATAGCATCAGGTATTCATTTTTTCTTGCTGCCTTCAAAATTATCCTTGGGCGGGGCTACCGGAATGGCCTTGGTATTATCAAAATACCTTCCGCTTTCCACAGGAGCCTTACTTGTTGTAGTAAACATTTTTCTGTTTGCTCTCGGCTTTTTAATCATCGGAAACAAATTCGGTCTTAAAACGGTTTGTGCAAGCCTTGGGCTTTCAGGAGCTGTATGGCTTTTGGAAATCTTTGTTCCATTGCAGGGACCGATTGTAAACGACAAATTCTTACAGCTGGTAATTGCCGTCATCCTTTACGGGGGAGGCGTAGGCATAGTTTTAAATCAATATGCATCAACCGGAGGAAGCGATATCTTTGCAATGATTCTGCAAAAATATTTCGGCCTTGACTTGGGAAAGGGCTGCTTAATTACGGACTTTACCATTACAGTTTTTGCAGGCTTTGCTTACGGCCCGGAAATTGCTCTATTTTCGTTGGTGGGTGTAATCATAAACGGGCTCGTAATCGACTCCACAATCGACGGCCTTAACATGAGTAAATACTGCGTTATAAATACGGATAAGCCCGATGAACTTTGCCGCTTTATGGTGGAGCTCGGCCGTTCTGCAAACGTATATAAGGCAACGGGGGCTTACACAAGAGCCGAACGATCCGTCATTCAAACCGTCATGAGCCGCAGGGACTTTGTAAAGTTAAAAAGCTATCTTGCCGCAAAAGATCCGGAAGCCTTTATGGTTGTAACAAATGCCCACTCCGTATTCGGCTGGCATTGGAGAAGGATAGGAGAATAA